A region of Pseudomonas sp. Marseille-Q3773 DNA encodes the following proteins:
- the ggt gene encoding gamma-glutamyltransferase, translated as MRMVPFQYLALAAAILSCSSVHAATLEGGAVAAPDQYGAQVAADILKKGGNAVDAAVATAFTLAVTYPEAGNIGGGGFMTLFVDGKPYFLDYREVAPKAATRNMYLDDKGEVIENLSLVGARAAGVPGTVMGLWEAHQKFGKLPWSELLTPAIGYAKNGFKVAEKQYQYRNDAQGMFKTATNFNDYFGNMKVGQLFKQPEMAQTLERIADKGVSEFYQGKTADLLVAQMQADKGLITKQDLQDYKAVWREPMAVSWRGNVVYTAPPPSSGGVALAQLLGIKENRAADFKGVAHNSAQYIHLLAEIEKRVFADRADYLGDPAFTQVPVAQLVAKDYLAKRAAQVNPKAISATDKVRPGLEPHQTTHFSIVDKQGNAVSNTYTLNLDYGSGVVVKGAGFLLNDEMDDFSAKPGAANAFGVVGGDANAIAPGKRMLSSMSPSLMTRDGKVELVIGTPGGSRIFTSIFQVMNNLYDYGMPLDKAVAAQRVHHQLLPKDTIYFDSYAPLTGPVADELKKMGYVLEDQGWEMGDIQAIRVNGAKLETASDPRGRGVGMIVK; from the coding sequence ATGCGTATGGTTCCGTTCCAGTACCTGGCTCTCGCAGCCGCGATCCTGAGCTGTTCCTCGGTTCATGCCGCCACCCTCGAGGGCGGTGCAGTGGCCGCGCCCGATCAATATGGTGCACAGGTGGCCGCCGACATCCTCAAGAAGGGCGGCAATGCGGTGGATGCGGCAGTGGCCACGGCGTTCACCCTGGCGGTGACTTACCCCGAGGCGGGCAACATCGGCGGCGGCGGGTTCATGACCCTGTTCGTCGACGGAAAACCCTATTTCCTCGACTACCGTGAAGTGGCGCCCAAGGCCGCGACGCGCAACATGTACCTGGACGACAAGGGTGAGGTCATCGAGAACCTCAGCCTGGTCGGGGCCCGCGCAGCTGGCGTACCCGGCACGGTAATGGGCTTGTGGGAGGCGCACCAGAAATTCGGCAAGCTGCCCTGGAGCGAGCTGCTGACCCCGGCCATCGGCTATGCGAAAAACGGTTTCAAGGTGGCGGAAAAGCAGTACCAGTACCGCAACGATGCGCAGGGCATGTTCAAGACCGCGACCAACTTCAACGACTACTTCGGCAACATGAAGGTCGGCCAGCTGTTCAAGCAGCCAGAGATGGCGCAGACCCTGGAGCGCATCGCCGACAAGGGCGTCAGCGAGTTCTACCAGGGCAAGACCGCCGACCTGCTGGTAGCGCAGATGCAGGCCGACAAGGGCCTGATCACCAAGCAGGACCTGCAGGACTACAAGGCGGTATGGCGTGAGCCGATGGCTGTCAGCTGGCGTGGCAATGTGGTCTATACCGCGCCTCCGCCAAGCTCCGGCGGCGTCGCCCTGGCCCAGCTGCTGGGCATCAAGGAAAACCGCGCGGCGGACTTCAAAGGCGTGGCGCACAACTCGGCGCAGTACATCCACCTGCTGGCCGAGATCGAAAAGCGGGTGTTCGCCGACCGCGCCGACTACCTCGGCGACCCAGCCTTCACCCAGGTGCCGGTGGCGCAGCTGGTGGCCAAGGACTACCTGGCCAAGCGTGCCGCGCAGGTCAACCCGAAGGCCATTTCCGCAACCGACAAGGTCAGGCCGGGCCTGGAGCCGCACCAGACCACGCACTTCTCGATCGTCGACAAGCAGGGCAACGCGGTCAGCAATACCTACACCCTGAACCTTGATTACGGAAGTGGCGTGGTGGTGAAAGGTGCCGGCTTCCTGTTGAACGACGAAATGGATGACTTCAGTGCCAAGCCGGGCGCGGCCAACGCGTTCGGCGTGGTAGGCGGGGATGCCAATGCCATCGCACCGGGCAAGCGCATGCTGTCGTCGATGAGCCCGAGCCTGATGACCCGCGATGGCAAGGTCGAGCTGGTCATTGGTACGCCAGGCGGCTCGCGGATCTTCACCTCGATCTTCCAGGTCATGAACAACCTGTACGACTACGGCATGCCGCTGGACAAGGCGGTGGCGGCGCAGCGCGTGCACCATCAGTTGCTGCCCAAGGACACCATCTACTTTGACAGCTACGCGCCGTTGACCGGGCCGGTGGCTGACGAGCTGAAGAAGATGGGCTATGTGCTGGAGGACCAGGGCTGGGAGATGGGCGACATCCAGGCGATCCGGGTGAACGGTGCGAAGCTGGAGACTGCTTCGGACCCACGTGGGCGTGGGGTCGGGATGATCGTCAAGTAA
- a CDS encoding LysR family transcriptional regulator: MKTRSEELQVFVTVIDCGSISAAAEQMGQTPSAVSRTLSRLEGKLGTTLVNRTTRRMDLTEEGRFFLERSRLILEQMDEMEERLSMNRQTPTGRLRINAAAPFMLHAILPWIGEFRRQYPGIELELNTDDLIIDLLEQSTDVAIRIGELADSSLHARSLGCSPVQVLASPAYLEQHGTPQRVEDLADHCLLGFSQPESLNHWPLRHAQGDRWSIRPALIASSGETLRQLALAGEGIVSLSHFMTHEDIRSGRLRVLLSEANNGYRQPIHAVYYRNTQLALRIQCFLDFIQRKLAMYAC, from the coding sequence GTGAAAACCCGATCTGAAGAACTCCAGGTGTTCGTCACCGTCATCGACTGCGGCTCGATTTCCGCTGCTGCCGAGCAGATGGGCCAGACCCCGTCCGCCGTCAGCCGCACCTTGTCACGCCTTGAAGGCAAGCTGGGCACCACCTTGGTCAACCGCACCACCCGGCGCATGGACCTGACCGAAGAGGGCCGCTTTTTCCTTGAGCGCTCGCGCCTGATCCTGGAACAGATGGACGAGATGGAAGAGCGCCTGTCGATGAACCGCCAGACCCCTACCGGGCGGCTGCGCATCAACGCTGCTGCGCCGTTCATGCTGCACGCCATCCTGCCCTGGATCGGCGAGTTCCGCCGCCAGTACCCCGGCATCGAACTGGAGCTCAACACCGACGACTTGATCATCGACCTGCTCGAGCAGAGCACCGATGTGGCCATCCGCATTGGCGAACTGGCCGACTCCAGCCTGCACGCGCGCAGCTTGGGATGCAGCCCGGTGCAGGTGCTGGCCAGCCCGGCGTATCTCGAACAGCATGGTACGCCGCAGCGGGTCGAGGACCTGGCCGACCATTGCCTGCTCGGCTTCAGCCAGCCCGAATCGCTCAACCACTGGCCACTGCGCCATGCCCAGGGCGACCGCTGGAGCATCCGCCCGGCGCTTATCGCTTCCAGCGGCGAGACCTTGCGCCAGCTGGCCCTGGCGGGCGAGGGCATCGTCAGCCTGTCGCACTTCATGACCCATGAAGACATCCGCAGCGGGCGACTGCGCGTGTTGCTCAGCGAAGCCAACAACGGCTATCGCCAGCCGATCCATGCGGTGTACTACCGCAATACCCAGCTGGCGCTGCGTATCCAGTGCTTCCTCGATTTCATCCAGCGCAAGTTGGCGATGTACGCCTGCTGA
- a CDS encoding NAD(P)H-dependent oxidoreductase yields the protein MKKILLLNGGKQFAHSDGRLNTTLHEAAMAHLDRAGFDVRQTFIDGGYDVQEEVQKFLWADVVIYQMPGWWMGAPWTVKKYIDEVFTAGHGSLYANDGRTRSDHSQKYGSGGLVHGKQYMLSLTWNAPQQAFDDPSDFFEGKGVDAVYFPFHKANQFLGMTGLPTFLAVDVMKRPDVPAALAAYAQHLDKVFGKAQ from the coding sequence ATGAAAAAGATCCTTCTGCTCAACGGCGGTAAACAGTTCGCTCACTCCGATGGCCGTCTCAACACCACCCTGCACGAAGCGGCCATGGCTCACCTGGACCGCGCCGGTTTCGATGTGCGCCAGACCTTCATCGATGGCGGTTATGACGTTCAGGAAGAGGTGCAGAAATTCCTCTGGGCCGATGTAGTGATCTACCAGATGCCAGGCTGGTGGATGGGCGCGCCATGGACCGTGAAGAAATACATCGACGAGGTGTTCACCGCCGGCCATGGCAGCCTCTATGCCAACGATGGTCGTACCCGTTCGGACCATTCGCAGAAGTACGGCAGCGGTGGCCTGGTACACGGCAAGCAGTACATGCTGTCGTTGACCTGGAACGCGCCGCAGCAGGCATTCGATGACCCCAGCGATTTCTTCGAGGGCAAGGGTGTGGATGCGGTGTACTTCCCCTTCCACAAGGCCAACCAGTTCCTTGGCATGACTGGCTTGCCGACCTTCCTGGCGGTGGATGTGATGAAGCGCCCTGATGTGCCGGCGGCGCTGGCGGCCTATGCGCAGCACCTGGACAAGGTATTCGGCAAGGCGCAATAA
- a CDS encoding putative quinol monooxygenase — MTEQYAFILKAKTRPEMAEAFETLFRAYVEPSRQEPGCIEYHMLRDKQDPSLFVFFEVWADKAALDVHSALPHMTAFFEKRMDYLERDFDIQMIDMLSASSASR; from the coding sequence ATGACTGAGCAGTACGCCTTCATCCTCAAAGCCAAGACCCGTCCGGAAATGGCCGAGGCATTCGAAACCCTGTTCCGCGCCTACGTCGAGCCAAGCCGCCAGGAACCGGGCTGCATCGAATACCACATGCTGCGCGACAAGCAGGACCCGAGCCTGTTCGTGTTCTTCGAGGTCTGGGCCGACAAGGCCGCGCTGGATGTGCACTCGGCCCTGCCGCACATGACCGCGTTCTTCGAAAAGCGCATGGACTACCTGGAGCGCGATTTCGATATCCAGATGATCGACATGCTCAGCGCCTCGTCCGCTAGCCGCTGA
- a CDS encoding sulfite exporter TauE/SafE family protein produces MNTLLAFYQDLGPALASLVVMTFLLAGTVKGVIGLGLPTIAMGLLGLAMPPAQAAALLIVPSTFTNLWQLASGGHLRALLVRLGPMLAMLFIGTLLGSAWLGINSGPWAKHALGAALLAYALYGLVGAGLCLAPRRERWLGPACGLVTGVVTAATGVFVIPAVPYLQSLPLNREQMVQALGLSFTVSTLALAVGLAGQDALGGQALGASLLMLAPALLGMLAGQWLRQRISALLFKRCFFIGLAALGGHLLISG; encoded by the coding sequence ATGAATACCTTGCTCGCTTTCTATCAGGACCTTGGCCCAGCACTCGCATCGCTGGTGGTGATGACCTTTCTGCTGGCCGGTACGGTGAAAGGGGTGATTGGCCTCGGCTTGCCGACCATCGCCATGGGCCTGTTGGGCCTGGCTATGCCTCCGGCGCAGGCTGCCGCGTTGCTGATCGTGCCTTCGACCTTCACCAACCTTTGGCAGCTGGCCAGTGGCGGGCATCTGCGGGCGTTGCTGGTACGTTTGGGGCCGATGTTGGCAATGCTCTTCATCGGTACCTTGCTGGGCAGCGCCTGGTTGGGGATCAACAGCGGCCCGTGGGCCAAACATGCACTGGGCGCGGCCCTGCTGGCCTATGCGCTGTACGGGTTGGTCGGGGCGGGCCTGTGCCTGGCGCCGAGGCGCGAGCGTTGGCTGGGGCCGGCCTGCGGCCTGGTGACCGGCGTGGTCACGGCAGCGACGGGGGTATTCGTGATACCGGCGGTACCCTACCTGCAGAGCCTGCCCCTGAACCGTGAGCAGATGGTCCAGGCCCTGGGCCTGTCGTTCACGGTGTCGACGCTGGCCCTGGCCGTTGGCCTTGCCGGGCAGGATGCCCTGGGTGGCCAGGCCCTGGGGGCCTCGCTGCTGATGCTGGCACCGGCCCTGCTCGGCATGCTGGCCGGGCAATGGCTGCGTCAGCGCATCAGCGCACTGCTGTTCAAGCGTTGTTTCTTCATTGGCCTGGCCGCACTTGGCGGCCATTTGCTGATCAGCGGCTAG
- a CDS encoding LysR family transcriptional regulator yields MHFDLIDLRLFQHTLECGNITAGASRSHLSLPAASARIRAMEASLGIPLLERNRRGVQPTPAGQALLQHARLIAQQVERLQFDLGQYAQGQQGQVRLLCNTAALTEYLPELLASYLADNPGISVDVQELPSLRIVQAITQGMADLGIVSTAAPCGHLQTRPFRDDPLVLVTPPGHPLASALAPSFSDSLAHGHVGLGASSALALYLEEQALREGRRMQVRVRAEGFDGVIRMVAGGAGVGVVPLAAVRRWQGVLPLHWVALAEPWANRRLLVRARDFAALPGYAAGLVAAIAGK; encoded by the coding sequence ATGCATTTCGACCTGATCGACCTCAGGCTGTTCCAGCACACCTTGGAGTGCGGCAACATCACCGCCGGCGCCAGCCGCAGCCACCTGTCGCTGCCAGCAGCCAGTGCGCGCATTCGCGCCATGGAAGCGTCGTTGGGCATCCCCCTGCTGGAACGCAACCGCCGTGGCGTGCAACCGACGCCGGCCGGCCAGGCCCTGCTGCAGCATGCCCGGCTGATAGCGCAGCAGGTCGAACGCCTGCAGTTCGACCTGGGCCAGTATGCGCAAGGGCAGCAAGGCCAGGTGCGCCTGCTGTGCAACACGGCGGCGCTCACCGAGTACCTGCCGGAACTGCTGGCGAGCTACCTCGCTGACAATCCCGGAATCAGCGTCGATGTGCAGGAGCTGCCGAGCCTGCGCATCGTGCAGGCGATTACCCAGGGCATGGCCGACTTGGGCATCGTTTCTACCGCAGCCCCTTGCGGACACCTGCAGACCCGCCCCTTTCGCGACGACCCGCTGGTGCTGGTGACGCCGCCCGGTCACCCGCTGGCCAGTGCGCTCGCGCCCAGCTTCAGCGATAGCCTGGCGCACGGCCATGTCGGCCTCGGCGCCAGCAGTGCGTTGGCGTTGTACCTTGAAGAGCAAGCCCTGCGCGAGGGGCGACGGATGCAGGTACGCGTGCGCGCCGAAGGGTTTGATGGGGTGATCCGCATGGTCGCCGGCGGCGCCGGCGTGGGAGTGGTGCCGCTGGCAGCGGTGCGGCGCTGGCAGGGTGTGTTGCCCTTGCACTGGGTGGCGCTGGCGGAGCCATGGGCCAACCGTAGGTTGCTGGTGCGCGCGCGGGATTTTGCGGCATTGCCGGGGTATGCGGCGGGTTTGGTTGCTGCCATTGCAGGGAAGTAA
- a CDS encoding CDP-alcohol phosphatidyltransferase family protein: MASIYQLKPRFQALLRPSVRRLHERGVTANQVTLAAALMSVLLGLLLATLAHVAWLFILLPLWMLLRMALNAIDGMLAREFGQQSTLGAYLNELCDVIADTALYLPFALLPGVSPTLVVLVVLTATFSEYAGVMGPLAGASRRYDGPMGKSDRAFAFGVLGTGVAFGLLAGAWINGLLLVILALSLYTLYNRVRQGLAETR; the protein is encoded by the coding sequence GTGGCCTCGATCTACCAGCTCAAACCGCGCTTCCAGGCCCTGCTGCGGCCGTCGGTGCGACGCCTTCACGAGCGCGGTGTCACCGCCAACCAGGTCACGCTCGCCGCTGCCCTGATGTCAGTGTTGCTGGGCCTGCTGCTGGCCACCCTGGCGCATGTCGCCTGGCTGTTCATCCTCCTGCCGCTATGGATGCTGCTGCGCATGGCCCTGAACGCCATCGACGGCATGCTCGCCCGGGAATTCGGCCAGCAATCCACCCTCGGCGCCTACCTCAACGAACTCTGCGACGTGATCGCCGACACCGCCCTGTACCTGCCCTTCGCCCTGCTACCGGGGGTATCGCCAACCCTGGTCGTGCTCGTGGTGCTCACTGCCACCTTCAGCGAGTACGCCGGGGTCATGGGCCCGCTGGCCGGTGCCTCGCGCCGCTACGACGGGCCCATGGGCAAGAGCGACCGGGCCTTTGCCTTCGGCGTACTGGGTACGGGCGTGGCCTTCGGCCTGTTGGCCGGGGCCTGGATCAACGGCTTGTTGCTGGTGATCCTCGCACTCTCGCTCTATACCCTCTACAACCGAGTTCGCCAGGGGCTGGCCGAAACCCGCTGA